A single genomic interval of Chitinophaga sp. 180180018-3 harbors:
- a CDS encoding Chromate resistance protein ChrB yields the protein MIKVNAWLLLTYKVPPEPSKNRIALWRKLKALGAVYLQNSICLLPKTTEHIRQLKLIENDIARIKGESVLLETVGLDKTQEQKVVSRFKADRDEEYKEFLGKCADFDAEIKKETKAKHFTYAELEENDVDLKKLQTWFDKIKKLDFYGAALAVTAGHKLMECQVILDEYARKVYNAHEENQ from the coding sequence ATGATTAAGGTCAATGCCTGGTTGCTGTTAACGTACAAAGTACCGCCGGAACCATCAAAAAACAGGATCGCTTTATGGCGCAAATTGAAAGCACTCGGTGCTGTATATCTGCAAAACAGTATTTGTCTCCTACCTAAAACAACGGAACATATCAGGCAATTGAAGTTGATAGAAAACGATATTGCCAGGATTAAGGGCGAAAGTGTTCTGTTAGAAACTGTTGGCTTAGATAAGACTCAGGAACAAAAAGTTGTCAGCCGGTTTAAGGCAGACAGAGACGAAGAATACAAGGAATTTTTAGGGAAATGCGCCGACTTTGATGCCGAAATTAAAAAAGAAACTAAAGCCAAGCATTTCACCTACGCAGAACTTGAAGAAAACGATGTGGACTTAAAGAAACTGCAAACATGGTTTGACAAGATTAAGAAATTGGATTTCTATGGAGCGGCGCTTGCTGTAACAGCAGGCCATAAACTCATGGAATGCCAGGTTATATTGGATGAATATGCCCGGAAAGTATATAACGCGCATGAAGAAAATCAATAA
- a CDS encoding DUF932 domain-containing protein, with product MAHNLNFNSRTGKYSFFSVQEKAWHGLGQIVQDYPTSEEAIRYAGLDYEVIKSPLFTKGSNIIETSQGIEVGYSELDVPNYFANIRSDNNAVLGVVGKDYHIVQNREAFNFFDAIVGGGDGILYETAGALGNGERIFITAKLPDYIRVGNGDDITEKYIFLTTSHDGSGSITAAFTPIRIVCQNTLNASLRNMSNVVRIKHTSGAKQRLENAHKVMGLANTLSNQLQDIFNNWTKVRVTDSEVKKLIQLALCPNKETLDLLKKGAEEEVSTVFKNTVDDAFAYAMISDTQQMETTKGTLFGAYNAVTGYYQNVRNYKDSEAKLQSIVLGGTAQLKTQKAFELCTSFEKIGADAFELN from the coding sequence ATGGCACATAATCTCAATTTCAACAGCAGAACAGGTAAATACAGTTTCTTCAGCGTTCAGGAAAAAGCATGGCACGGCTTGGGGCAGATCGTACAGGACTATCCCACAAGTGAAGAAGCAATCCGATATGCAGGGCTTGATTACGAAGTCATCAAAAGTCCGCTGTTCACCAAAGGCTCAAACATCATAGAAACTTCACAGGGTATCGAAGTAGGATACAGCGAACTGGACGTTCCCAACTACTTCGCCAACATCCGAAGCGACAACAATGCAGTATTAGGCGTTGTAGGCAAGGATTACCATATCGTGCAGAATCGCGAAGCGTTCAATTTCTTTGATGCCATTGTAGGCGGTGGGGACGGCATCCTGTATGAAACAGCAGGTGCATTGGGCAACGGTGAGCGCATATTTATTACGGCAAAACTGCCCGACTATATACGAGTTGGCAACGGTGATGATATTACAGAAAAATACATCTTCCTGACAACCTCCCACGATGGAAGCGGAAGTATTACGGCAGCGTTTACGCCCATCCGTATCGTTTGCCAAAATACCCTTAACGCTTCGCTTCGCAACATGAGCAACGTGGTACGTATTAAGCATACATCAGGCGCTAAACAACGCTTGGAGAATGCGCACAAGGTTATGGGACTGGCAAACACCCTCAGCAACCAATTACAGGACATTTTCAACAACTGGACAAAAGTAAGGGTAACGGATAGCGAAGTAAAGAAACTGATACAGCTTGCACTTTGCCCCAACAAGGAAACCCTTGACCTGCTCAAAAAAGGTGCAGAGGAAGAAGTTTCCACTGTGTTCAAAAATACCGTTGATGATGCCTTTGCCTATGCAATGATAAGCGATACACAGCAGATGGAAACCACCAAAGGCACTTTGTTCGGAGCGTACAATGCCGTGACAGGCTACTATCAGAACGTAAGGAATTACAAAGACAGCGAAGCCAAATTACAGAGCATTGTATTGGGCGGTACTGCACAGTTAAAGACCCAAAAAGCCTTTGAACTGTGTACCTCATTCGAGAAAATCGGGGCAGACGCTTTTGAACTCAATTAA
- a CDS encoding PRTRC system protein C, with protein MLLATQLERIFLFEDKGQEIRLTDPEPQWSVQAVLNFYSNTYPILTTAKISAPAIREDTVQYRFESVMGTKG; from the coding sequence ATGTTATTAGCAACACAGTTAGAACGCATATTCCTGTTTGAAGACAAAGGGCAGGAAATCAGGTTGACAGACCCCGAACCCCAATGGAGCGTACAGGCAGTATTGAATTTCTATTCCAATACCTACCCGATACTCACCACTGCAAAAATATCCGCACCTGCTATCAGGGAAGATACGGTGCAGTACCGTTTTGAGAGCGTAATGGGAACAAAAGGTTAA
- a CDS encoding MFS transporter, which yields MKKINNIVLPRQSNLRRRSWQFILLFGIISMFGDITYEGGRSIASPYLAILGAGSAMVGLVSGLGEFIGYAFRLVSGYIAGKTKSYWTITFVGYGLLISIPLLAITNNWQLAALFVVLERLGKAVRSPAKDTMLSFATSNTGRGFGFAVHEFIDQIGGIIGPLLFSIVFFLHGTYRTGFTLLWIPAILTIIFLLIARIKVPKPELLEDDHTEKEELSALPQKLSPKFWRYMLFSFLSVLGFANFQLIAYHLKVNAVITDTQIPLFYAIAMGVDAVAALIIGKIYDKTGLKVLGLLPLITIPIAFAAFTHSFNWVLVSVVLWGVAMAIHETIMRAAIADIVTAKRRAFAYGIFYTAYGLAWFLGSTSIGYLYQISIPLILWFVACVQILALLSFLFLYKELK from the coding sequence ATGAAGAAAATCAATAACATTGTCCTACCTCGCCAGTCCAATTTAAGAAGAAGGTCATGGCAGTTCATCTTACTATTTGGTATCATTAGTATGTTCGGTGACATTACTTACGAAGGCGGGCGAAGCATCGCATCACCGTACCTCGCTATTTTAGGAGCCGGTTCTGCAATGGTAGGTTTAGTAAGCGGCTTGGGGGAATTTATTGGTTATGCCTTTCGGCTGGTGTCGGGTTATATTGCTGGTAAAACAAAATCATATTGGACTATAACATTTGTCGGTTATGGACTATTGATATCAATTCCATTGCTTGCCATTACCAATAATTGGCAATTAGCAGCATTATTTGTAGTGCTGGAACGACTTGGAAAGGCTGTAAGATCTCCTGCTAAAGATACCATGCTTTCATTTGCAACATCCAATACCGGAAGAGGTTTCGGATTTGCGGTACATGAATTTATCGATCAGATAGGCGGGATTATAGGCCCGCTACTTTTTTCGATAGTCTTCTTTTTGCACGGAACATACAGAACGGGATTTACCCTGCTCTGGATACCAGCTATACTCACTATTATTTTTTTACTCATAGCACGAATAAAAGTACCCAAACCTGAATTATTGGAAGACGATCATACAGAAAAAGAAGAGCTATCGGCTCTGCCCCAAAAATTAAGTCCAAAATTTTGGCGTTATATGCTATTTTCTTTTTTAAGTGTCTTAGGCTTTGCCAATTTTCAACTTATTGCTTATCACCTGAAAGTAAATGCTGTCATAACTGACACACAGATTCCTTTGTTTTATGCTATTGCAATGGGAGTTGATGCAGTAGCTGCATTGATTATTGGTAAAATATATGATAAAACCGGACTGAAGGTTTTAGGTCTGCTTCCACTGATAACTATTCCGATTGCTTTTGCCGCATTTACACACTCCTTCAATTGGGTACTGGTCAGCGTTGTATTATGGGGTGTCGCAATGGCCATTCATGAAACCATTATGAGAGCTGCGATTGCCGATATAGTAACAGCAAAAAGAAGAGCATTTGCGTATGGCATCTTTTACACTGCTTATGGATTAGCCTGGTTCTTAGGAAGCACTTCAATAGGGTATTTATATCAAATAAGCATTCCCCTCATTTTATGGTTTGTTGCCTGCGTTCAGATTTTAGCCTTGTTGTCTTTCCTATTCCTTTACAAAGAATTGAAATAA
- a CDS encoding single-stranded DNA-binding protein: MNITGRLTRDAEVRTTSNGKQVVNFSVAVNDSYKNKQGERVEQTAFFDCSYWITPNVVKMLTKGLLVELTGRVSTRAWVSKDGEPRAGLNFHTSNIKPLAGGRRSETPQATTELNTGNTQEDDLPF, encoded by the coding sequence ATGAACATCACAGGAAGACTGACAAGGGATGCGGAAGTACGCACAACGTCAAACGGCAAACAGGTAGTAAACTTTTCCGTAGCGGTAAACGACAGCTACAAGAACAAACAGGGCGAGCGAGTGGAGCAAACCGCCTTCTTCGACTGCTCATACTGGATAACCCCGAACGTGGTGAAGATGCTCACCAAAGGGCTACTGGTGGAACTCACAGGCAGGGTAAGTACAAGGGCGTGGGTAAGCAAGGACGGAGAACCGAGAGCAGGACTAAACTTCCATACCTCCAACATCAAACCGCTTGCAGGAGGTAGAAGAAGCGAAACGCCACAGGCTACTACGGAACTGAACACAGGCAATACACAGGAAGACGACCTACCATTTTAA
- a CDS encoding PRTRC system protein E gives MNANFFKQITQMNITGDLHLVISKGADNTLIVTTQLNNEHCGDDAKHTIVPLNLKGTAEELDEGYFERITAPIEKASGLMVNMEAFLKQLEEAQKQSAMEKEKADKERREKEARDKKYKEAMTKADELEKEGKHREAWMKVPDPTEYPENAEAIRKRKSQLSDKFASPSLFGQAE, from the coding sequence ATGAACGCAAACTTTTTCAAGCAGATAACACAAATGAACATTACAGGTGATTTGCATCTGGTTATTTCAAAGGGTGCAGATAATACCCTTATTGTTACCACACAATTAAACAATGAGCATTGCGGAGACGATGCAAAGCACACCATAGTTCCACTCAATTTAAAGGGAACGGCAGAAGAACTGGACGAGGGATATTTTGAGCGGATAACCGCACCTATTGAAAAGGCTTCGGGATTAATGGTGAACATGGAAGCCTTTTTAAAGCAATTGGAGGAAGCGCAAAAGCAATCTGCTATGGAGAAGGAAAAAGCAGACAAAGAGCGCAGGGAAAAGGAAGCAAGGGACAAGAAGTACAAAGAAGCAATGACAAAAGCGGATGAACTGGAAAAAGAGGGCAAACACCGTGAAGCATGGATGAAAGTACCCGACCCAACCGAATACCCCGAAAACGCCGAGGCAATACGCAAACGTAAATCGCAATTGTCCGACAAGTTCGCATCACCGAGCCTATTCGGGCAAGCAGAGTAA